The DNA region GCGTGTTTCAGAAGCCTCTTCTCTCCCATCTAAAAGAACTCAGCTCATTTCCTCCCCCTTCATCCTCGTCCTGCTCGAGCTGACGAGCTCACAGGCCAAGCTGCGCAGATGGATGGAGGGAGCAAGGTTTCCGGTAGGCACTCGTTCCCGGTGCTCAATATCTGCGTTGAGATGTTTGTCTTCAGATCGAAAGGATCTGAACTCCGATTTATCTGTGGGGAAAGAGGATGCGGATTTAGTTGGGGAGATGAAGGATTTATCACTACCACGAGAGAAGAAGATTACTTTTTCTGTGGGATCTTGTGCTACGTCTGCTAATGTCCATGACGTTTCAAAGATCAGTTTGTGCTTTTAATCTTTTGTAAATATGAACTCGTTCCTTTGCCTAGAGTTTTTCCTAGATTTGAACACTAATATCTTATTTTAGTCCAGGAACATCTCACCGCTGTCTCGCCGCTGTCTCATCCGTGCCTCTCGGTTTCCTAGTGGCCGCGCCCCatccttccgccgccgctcgccattTTCTCTTCCTCGCTACTGCTCGCCGCTGTCGTgagttttcttcttctttctagGC from Panicum hallii strain FIL2 chromosome 9, PHallii_v3.1, whole genome shotgun sequence includes:
- the LOC112876760 gene encoding uncharacterized protein LOC112876760, with product MDGGSKVSEDADLVGEMKDLSLPREKKITFSVGSCATSANVHDVSKIRTSHRCLAAVSSVPLGFLVAAPHPSAAARHFLFLATARRCQLADSDDEDFRSCIIATLTDRNSELKAKLNEVESEAQLNENNVEHQQSGPSLPFSNTPSVQNVCYSNFCRN